From Epinephelus lanceolatus isolate andai-2023 chromosome 5, ASM4190304v1, whole genome shotgun sequence, the proteins below share one genomic window:
- the LOC117262632 gene encoding Fanconi anemia core complex-associated protein 24-like codes for METKARAVLNAVPPYGHVVASEKWRNSSLIQSLKGGGVKILFENELGVADFHLPNKSCILYVSECDIIAGNSYKRKLVRYRNSSSSFQELVLVENTRLSEQYFSAVQKFVVFDLGLTLLPVSGQTEASQLIAQIVHREGRENPFRRRSSSRLLDPLVLALVQHVPGVGRVKAMALLQQFSSIQQLCNAAPAEMVPIVGQAAAQQIHSFFHKPTTAGT; via the exons ATGGAGACCAAAGCGCGTGCTGTGCTGAATGCGGTTCCTCCTTACGGACATGTTGTTGCCAGCGAGAAATGGAGGAACTCGTCCCTCATTCAAAGCTTAAAGG gtggaggtgtgaAAATCCTCTTTGAGAATGAGCTCGGCGTGGCAGATTTCCACCTGCCCAACAAAAGCTGCATCCTCTATGTGTCTGAGTGTGACATCATAGCAGGAAACAGCTACAAGAGGAAACTGGTTCGCTACAGAAAT TCCAGCAGCAGTTTCCAGGAGTTGGTGCTGGTGGAGAACACCAGACTCAGTGAGCAGTATTTCTCTGCTGTGCAGAAGTTTGTGGTGTTCGACCTCGGCTTGACTCTGCTGCCGGTCAGCGGGCAGACTGAGGCCTCGCAGCTCATCGCTCAGATT GTTCACAGGGAGGGCAGAGAGAACCCCTTCAGGAGGAGGAGTTCGTCTCGGCTGTTGGACCCGCTGGTCCTGGCGCTGGTGCAGCATGTCCCCGGGGTCGGCAGGGTCAAAGCTATGGCCCTGCTGCAGCAATTCTCCAGCATCCAGCAGCTCTGCAACGCCGCCCCCGCCGAGATGGTGCCCATCGTGGGTCAGGCTGCAGCTCAGCAAATCCACAGCTTCTTCCACAAACCCACCACTGCCGGAACCTGA